A part of Verrucomicrobiia bacterium genomic DNA contains:
- a CDS encoding peptidyl-alpha-hydroxyglycine alpha-amidating lyase family protein, which yields MNTRWLSFCIGLGALLSAQAQSTPQIASASTNTAKYPQTNLATWYEVDAKWPQRPAEFKAAAVSSVAVDKQDNVWVFTRTKPAVQVYAPDGRYLKGWWDNAKTVAHTIKLDKEGNVWLVDVGTHTVRKHKPDGELLLTLGTDGEPGADERHFNKPTDIAFGPKGDIFVSDGYGNSRVMRFDKNGKFIKAWGTLGTGKENFSLPHGIACDSKGRVYVADRNNVRVQVYDAEGKLLDSWSNLIVPWSFWVTEKDEIWVCGSSPMPWKFDPKYPTLPLGCPPKDQVFMRFNTAGKLLQLWTVPKGEDGKEQPGDLNWVHTMALDSSGNIYAGDIIGKRVQKFVRQN from the coding sequence ATGAACACACGCTGGCTTTCTTTCTGCATCGGTTTGGGCGCTTTGCTGTCGGCGCAAGCGCAGAGCACTCCTCAAATCGCTTCGGCTTCCACGAATACCGCCAAGTATCCGCAAACGAATCTGGCGACGTGGTATGAGGTGGATGCGAAATGGCCGCAGCGACCAGCGGAGTTCAAGGCGGCGGCGGTTTCCAGTGTGGCGGTGGACAAGCAGGACAACGTGTGGGTGTTCACACGCACGAAACCGGCGGTGCAGGTGTATGCGCCGGATGGGCGTTATCTGAAAGGCTGGTGGGATAATGCGAAGACGGTCGCGCATACCATCAAGCTGGATAAGGAGGGGAACGTGTGGCTAGTGGATGTGGGCACGCACACGGTGCGAAAGCATAAGCCGGATGGTGAGTTGCTGCTGACTTTGGGCACGGATGGTGAGCCGGGGGCGGATGAGAGGCATTTCAACAAACCGACTGACATAGCGTTCGGTCCGAAGGGCGACATCTTTGTGAGTGATGGTTATGGCAACAGCCGGGTGATGCGGTTCGACAAGAACGGCAAGTTCATCAAGGCGTGGGGAACGCTAGGGACTGGAAAGGAGAATTTCAGTCTGCCTCATGGCATCGCATGTGATTCAAAGGGCCGGGTCTATGTCGCTGACCGGAACAATGTGCGTGTGCAGGTGTATGATGCGGAGGGCAAGCTGCTGGATTCGTGGAGCAATCTGATTGTGCCGTGGAGTTTCTGGGTGACGGAGAAGGATGAGATCTGGGTCTGCGGTTCTTCGCCGATGCCGTGGAAGTTTGATCCGAAGTATCCGACGTTGCCGCTGGGTTGTCCGCCGAAGGATCAAGTGTTCATGCGGTTCAATACGGCTGGGAAGTTGTTGCAACTATGGACAGTGCCGAAGGGGGAGGATGGAAAAGAGCAGCCGGGTGATCTGAACTGGGTGCACACGATGGCGCTGGATTCCAGCGGGAACATCTACGCCGGAGATATCATCGGAAAGCGGGTGCAGAAGTTTGTGCGGCAGAATTGA